One window of Desulfobacterales bacterium genomic DNA carries:
- the nadD gene encoding nicotinate-nucleotide adenylyltransferase produces the protein MKRIGLFGGTFNPLHIGHLLAADEVCKKFPLDHIYFIPSATPPHKEPEVLAGADDRLAMIRLAIADYPLFSASDVEVSRPGPSFTIDTVRYYKSNLPEEIDLYLIMGFDAFLELHTWKSYLNLLKLISFIVMSRPCKAFSQSPRGWKILEEYLSRQISDRYRFSPERSCYDHPDNPSLFLMDINLTDISSTRIRRSIKTGLPIDRQVPPVVDTYIKTKGLYV, from the coding sequence TTGAAACGAATCGGGCTGTTTGGCGGTACATTTAACCCCCTCCACATCGGGCACCTTTTGGCGGCTGATGAAGTGTGCAAAAAATTTCCCCTGGACCATATTTATTTCATACCGTCCGCCACTCCGCCGCACAAAGAGCCGGAGGTGCTGGCCGGGGCCGATGATCGCCTGGCGATGATCCGCCTGGCAATCGCCGATTACCCCCTCTTTAGCGCTTCAGATGTGGAAGTCTCCCGTCCGGGGCCCTCTTTTACCATTGACACGGTCCGGTATTACAAATCGAACCTGCCGGAGGAGATCGATCTTTATCTGATTATGGGGTTTGACGCCTTTCTGGAACTCCACACCTGGAAATCTTATCTTAACCTTTTAAAGTTAATTTCATTTATTGTGATGTCGCGCCCCTGTAAAGCGTTTAGCCAAAGCCCCCGGGGTTGGAAAATACTCGAGGAATATCTGTCTCGGCAAATTTCAGACCGATATCGCTTCTCCCCTGAAAGGTCGTGTTACGACCATCCTGACAACCCGTCCCTTTTTCTGATGGACATCAATCTGACGGATATTTCCTCAACCCGGATTCGCCGCTCTATCAAAACCGGCCTGCCCATTGACCGGCAGGTGCCGCCGGTTGTGGACACGTATATCAAAACCAAAGGACTGTATGTATGA
- the proB gene encoding glutamate 5-kinase, with protein MANDRKTLFHQARRIIVKVGSGVLTRTDGLNTAAIRSISRQICNLIDQGKEVLLVTSGAMASGVKKVSLPKRPDELPKRQAAAAVGQAGLIMEYEKAFGRFGKKVAQILLTSDDLSNRKRYLNARNTLYTLLSWQVVPIINENDTVSIAEIQFGDNDNLAAMIALLMDADILVNLTVTDGLYDRDPRTESNAELIPLVSTIGKDIEKLANDIPGALNFGGMLSKIKAAKKLTAVGIPMLIANGSTPHILTKLFAGKDFGTYFIPKTEKLASRKCWIGFALKPKGLIQLDAGAAAAVLTRGKSLLPSGITAVAGDFDVGAAVELAKPDQEIIGVGLVNYSAGDILKIMGCKSGQIRERLGYKPYDEIIHRDNLVITAA; from the coding sequence ATGGCTAACGACCGTAAAACGCTATTTCATCAAGCCCGGCGGATTATCGTCAAGGTGGGCAGCGGCGTGCTCACCCGGACCGACGGGTTAAACACAGCGGCGATTCGCTCCATCAGCCGTCAAATCTGCAATCTGATTGACCAGGGCAAGGAAGTTCTGCTGGTCACATCCGGCGCCATGGCCTCCGGCGTCAAAAAAGTTTCCCTTCCGAAGCGGCCGGATGAACTTCCCAAGCGGCAGGCTGCCGCCGCCGTGGGACAAGCCGGTCTCATCATGGAATATGAAAAAGCCTTTGGCCGTTTTGGGAAAAAAGTAGCCCAAATCCTTTTGACCAGTGATGATCTCAGCAACCGCAAACGATACCTGAACGCCCGCAACACGCTTTATACATTGCTGTCCTGGCAGGTCGTTCCGATTATCAATGAAAACGATACGGTTTCCATTGCGGAAATCCAGTTCGGCGACAACGACAACCTTGCCGCCATGATCGCCCTGCTCATGGACGCGGATATTCTCGTCAACCTTACCGTTACGGATGGCTTGTATGACAGGGACCCCCGCACGGAAAGCAATGCCGAGCTGATCCCCCTGGTTTCCACCATCGGTAAAGACATTGAAAAGCTGGCCAACGACATCCCCGGGGCTTTAAATTTCGGCGGCATGCTAAGTAAAATCAAAGCCGCCAAAAAGCTGACGGCCGTCGGGATCCCCATGCTCATTGCCAATGGCAGCACACCCCATATTCTGACAAAATTATTCGCAGGCAAAGATTTCGGCACTTATTTTATCCCTAAAACTGAAAAACTGGCCAGCCGCAAATGCTGGATCGGTTTTGCGTTGAAGCCCAAAGGCCTTATTCAACTGGACGCCGGCGCCGCTGCAGCCGTCCTGACCAGGGGCAAGAGCTTGCTGCCAAGCGGCATTACAGCCGTAGCGGGTGACTTTGATGTCGGTGCGGCAGTGGAATTGGCCAAACCCGATCAGGAAATCATCGGGGTCGGCCTCGTTAATTACAGCGCCGGCGATATCCTAAAAATAATGGGCTGCAAGTCCGGCCAGATCAGGGAACGGCTGGGCTACAAACCCTATGATGAAATCATTCACCGTGACAACCTTGTGATTACAGCGGCTTGA